A section of the Malania oleifera isolate guangnan ecotype guangnan chromosome 2, ASM2987363v1, whole genome shotgun sequence genome encodes:
- the LOC131149673 gene encoding MLO-like protein 6 codes for MAGGGSGRSLEETPTWAVAVVCFVLVLISIIIEHIIHLIGKWLKKRHKSALYEALEKVKSELMLLGFISLLLTVGQSLITNICIPASVAATWHPCNKKQETTQVAHDEASGGDGSTTTEDHTRRLLMFSDSGGPRRFLASAGTDKCADKGKVAFVSADGIHQLHIFIFVLAIFHVLYCIITMALGRAKMRRWKAWEKETRSVEYQFSHDPERFRFARETSFGRRHLSFWTKNPLLIWIVCFFRQFVRSVPKVDYLTLRHGFIMAHLAPQSQTKFNFQKYINRSLEEDFKVVVGISPPIWFLAVLFLLFNTHGWYSYLWLPFVPLIVILLVGTKLQVIITKMGLRIQERGEVVKGVPVVEPGDDLFWFNRPRLILYLINFVLFQNAFQLAFFAWTWYEFGLKSCFHEHIEDVIIRITMGVLIQFLCSYVTLPLYALVTQMGSTMKPTIFNERVAAALRNWHHTAKKHVKQNKASGTPMSSRPGTPSHGMSPVHLLRHYRSDMDSLQASPRRPNFDNTTNYYFDNWETEGSTSPSYHHYQHHQPPPGDGGSSSHQHKADYVEHEKEVQEPSSSQVAPLPQHEINIGSKDFSFDKRPNA; via the exons ATGGCCGGAGGAGGCAGCGGAAGATCCCTGGAGGAGACACCCACTTGGGCCGTCGCCGTCGTCTGTTTCGTTTTGGTCCTAATCTCCATCATCATAGAACACATCATCCATCTTATCGGAAag TGGTTGAAGAAGAGGCACAAGAGCGCTCTGTATGAGGCGCTCGAAAAGGTTAAATCAG AGCTGATGCTGCTGGGATTTATTTCCCTGTTGCTGACGGTGGGACAGAGCCTAATTACCAACATATGCATACCTGCAAGCGTGGCAGCTACATGGCACCCTTGCAATAAGAAGCAAGAAACAACGCAGGTGGCTCACGACGAAGCCTCCGGCGGCGATGGCTCCACTACTACTGAAGACCACACCCGCCGGCTTCTCATGTTCTCGGACTCCGGCGGCCCCCGCCGTTTCCTGGCGTCGGCTGGAACCGACAAATGCGCAGACAAG GGTAAAGTGGCGTTTGTGTCGGCCGACGGTATCCATCAGCTGCATATCTTCATATTCGTTTTGGCCATTTTTCACGTTTTGTACTGCATCATTACCATGGCGCTGGGCCGAGCCAAG ATGAGGAGATGGAAAGCGTGGGAGAAAGAGACGAGATCAGTAGAATACCAGTTCTCCCACG ATCCCGAGAGGTTCAGGTTTGCAAGAGAGACTTCCTTTGGCAGACGACACTTGAGCTTTTGGACCAAGAACCCCCTCCTCATTTGGATC GTGTGTTTCTTCAGGCAATTTGTGAGGTCGGTTCCAAAAGTCGACTACTTGACCTTGAGACATGGATTTATcatg GCACATTTGGCACCACAAAGCCAAACAAAATTCAATTTTCAGAAGTACATCAATAGATCGCTCGAAGAGGATTTCAAGGTCGTCGTGGGCATCag TCCACCGATCTGGTTCTTGGCTGTTCTGTTTCTTCTCTTTAATACCCATG GCTGGTACTCTTATCTATGGCTGCCGTTTGTTCCCCTCATT GTAATACTGCTGGTGGGGACGAAGCTACAGGTGATAATAACAAAGATGGGACTGAGGATACAGGAGAGAGGGGAGGTGGTGAAGGGAGTGCCGGTGGTGGAGCCCGGCGACGACCTCTTCTGGTTCAACCGTCCCCGCCTCATTCTCTACCTCATCAACTTCGTTCTCTTTCAG AATGCCTTTCAGCTCGCTTTCTTTGCGTGGACTTGG TATGAATTCGGGTTGAAGTCCTGCTTCCACGAGCATATAGAGGATGTGATCATCAGAATCACAATGGG GGTCCTTATCCAGTTCCTGTGCAGCTACGTCACTCTCCCCCTCTACGCCCTCGTAACACAG ATGGGATCGACAATGAAACCCACCATTTTCAACGAGAGGGTGGCGGCGGCTCTACGAAACTGGCACCACACGGCGAAGAAGCACGTAAAGCAAAACAAGGCATCCGGGACGCCCATGTCGAGTAGGCCGGGAACCCCTTCCCACGGCATGTCCCCGGTccacctcctccgccactaccgcaGCGACATGGACAGCCTCCAGGCCTCCCCCCGCCGCCCCAATTTCGACAACACCACCAACTATTACTTTGACAACTGGGAGACCGAGGGCTCGACTTCGCCCTCGTACCACCACTACCAACACCACCAGCCACCGCCGGGCGACGGCGGGTCGTCGTCGCACCAGCACAAGGCGGATTACGTAGAACATGAGAAAGAGGTGCAGGAGCCGAGCTCGTCGCAAGTGGCTCCCCTTCCGCAGCATGAGATCAACATTGGATCCAAGGATTTTTCATTCGATAAAAGACCAAATGCATGA